From the genome of Virgibacillus siamensis, one region includes:
- a CDS encoding DUF2922 domain-containing protein, whose translation MKKLELKFLNVEGKTVTYSLDKPNEPVDPAAVKAAMDEIINQNAFATSGGDIVSIKGARVVERNVQDIELV comes from the coding sequence TTGAAAAAACTCGAACTTAAATTTTTGAATGTTGAGGGTAAAACGGTCACATACTCATTGGACAAACCAAATGAGCCCGTTGATCCGGCAGCAGTGAAGGCTGCGATGGATGAGATTATCAATCAGAATGCATTCGCCACTTCCGGTGGTGACATTGTATCCATCAAAGGAGCCCGTGTGGTTGAACGTAATGTGCAGGATATTGAATTAGTGTAA
- a CDS encoding DUF1659 domain-containing protein, translating to MAVAQMVDSRLSLILDDGTDPESGKPIFKSKSFNNVKIAATADQLFAIANAVAPLQQRPLVSVERKDNSHITGE from the coding sequence ATGGCAGTAGCACAAATGGTAGATTCCCGCTTGAGTCTGATCCTTGATGATGGAACAGATCCGGAATCCGGCAAGCCGATTTTTAAATCCAAAAGCTTCAACAACGTGAAGATTGCTGCGACAGCAGACCAATTATTCGCCATTGCAAATGCTGTTGCTCCACTGCAGCAACGTCCGCTTGTGAGCGTTGAGCGTAAAGACAACTCTCATATCACAGGGGAATAA
- a CDS encoding PepSY domain-containing protein, which produces MKLKLALLSVIFAGVSFLFFQVFIDDNTTAISTEEAEAIAAGLYDGKVIKSKEDKKGNYTISIENEKGIYQLTVNGHTKKVSNVKRLKEKKQHFMALDAAEKNIQQEFKGNVLSIRKSGDAVANAQVKKKNRTYQIIYDLKEGKIISSKVVKSSKKSTGDKEKNMRISMGQLTNIAKNQLDGNVSNIKKLNTDHGIVYKVTVEKRTEGAHVYVQEATKKATSVSWFSKNAGDDDDDLDDDDGSNEADDNDDHDMDDISED; this is translated from the coding sequence ATGAAATTAAAATTGGCTCTACTGTCCGTTATTTTTGCAGGGGTATCCTTTTTATTTTTCCAGGTTTTCATCGATGACAACACCACCGCAATCTCCACAGAAGAAGCGGAAGCGATTGCTGCTGGACTGTATGATGGAAAGGTTATTAAAAGTAAGGAAGATAAAAAAGGCAATTACACAATATCCATCGAAAATGAAAAGGGAATTTATCAGCTTACTGTCAACGGCCATACTAAAAAAGTCAGCAATGTTAAAAGACTTAAAGAAAAGAAACAACATTTTATGGCATTGGATGCAGCGGAAAAAAACATTCAACAGGAATTCAAAGGAAACGTATTATCTATCAGGAAGTCCGGTGATGCAGTCGCAAATGCACAGGTGAAAAAGAAAAACCGCACATATCAGATCATCTATGACTTAAAAGAAGGAAAAATTATTTCGTCCAAAGTAGTAAAAAGCTCGAAAAAATCTACCGGTGATAAGGAAAAGAATATGAGAATCTCAATGGGGCAGCTAACGAACATCGCCAAAAACCAGTTAGATGGAAATGTCTCCAATATTAAGAAGTTAAATACAGATCATGGAATCGTCTATAAAGTGACCGTAGAGAAACGAACTGAAGGCGCCCATGTCTATGTGCAGGAAGCAACGAAAAAAGCCACCTCCGTATCCTGGTTCTCCAAAAATGCCGGGGATGATGACGACGATCTTGACGATGATGATGGAAGTAATGAAGCTGACGATAATGATGATCATGATATGGATGACATCTCAGAGGATTGA